In a single window of the Portunus trituberculatus isolate SZX2019 chromosome 9, ASM1759143v1, whole genome shotgun sequence genome:
- the LOC123501456 gene encoding aggrecan core protein-like — protein sequence MWRCAQVVLLVTLCWGVASADPGAFNDTVVADECAVTEVLVAMKKLLLLLSTEVRDLRNQVKNSCQVSSAAAPFTTASPITKTEPVEKQESAGSVEATTEPEPDDIIDFTIELEEDEDGDLNYTDSESNPISDLAKGIGNWWETFSIFPPKPTTTEATPTDEPEETDQEEDEDEDEYEDEDITTRAPNRTTSTSTTTTTTTTTTTTSLPYTVPPPPTSCPSPFTLLAQGCYMLVHNARDWRTWGDAFAFCQSYGGRLASPWRLEQLQDYLIRYYSDAFWVGARLVLARRRWEWLTGRNMERGEWKPGQPSRNPGKKCVFLDKWSGYHANNFFCGEKYPFICETA from the exons ATGTGGAGGTGTGCTCAAGTGGTCCTACTGGTGACTCTGTGCTGGGGAGTGGCCTCAGCCGACCCTGGGGCATTTAACGACACAGTAGTCGCCGACGAGTGTGCTGTGACAGAAGTTCTGGTGGCCATGAAGAAGTTGCTGCTTCTGTTGAGCACCGAAGTTCGCGACCTGCGGAACCAGGTGAAGAACAGCTGTCAGGTGAGCAGCGCCGCAGCTCCCTTCACCACCGCCAGCCCCATCACTAAGACTGAGCCTGTCGAGAAACAAG AGTCAGCAGGTTCAGTGGAGGCGACCACAGAGCCTGAACCCGACGACATCATCGACTTTACCATAGAgctggaggaagacgaggacgggGACCTCAATTACACAGACTCCGAGAGTAATCCTATCAGCGACTTGGCGAAGGGCATTGGAAACTGGTGGGAGACATTCTCTATCTTCCCTCCAAAGCCGACGACTACTGAGGCCACTCCAACGGACGAACCTGAGGAAACGGAccaagaagaggacgaggatgaagatgagTATGAGGATGAGGATATCACGACCAGGGCCCCTAATCGTACAACCTCGACTTCcacgaccacaaccaccaccaccaccacaaccactacctcaCTCCCATACACAGTGCCCCcgccac CCACCAGTTGTCCCTCGCCCTTCACACTGCTGGCCCAAGGCTGCTACATGTTGGTGCACAATGCGCGGGACTGGAGGACGTGGGGCGACGCTTTTGCCTTCTGTCAGAGCTACGGCGGCAGGCTGGCTTCCCCTTGGAGGCTGGAACAACTCCAGGATTACTTGATCCGCTACTACT CTGATGCCTTCTGGGTAGGTGCCCGCCTTGTTCTTGCCAGGCGAAGATGGGAATGGCTCACAGGAAGGAATATGGAGCGAGGGGAGTGGAAGCCCGGTCAGCCAAGCAGGAACCCTGGCAAGAAGTGTGTTTTCCTGGACAAGTGGTCTGGTTACCATGCAAACAACTTCTTCTGCGGAGAGAAGTATCCCTTCATATGTGAGACTGCTTAG